The following are encoded in a window of Vespula pensylvanica isolate Volc-1 chromosome 2, ASM1446617v1, whole genome shotgun sequence genomic DNA:
- the LOC122638028 gene encoding NPC1-like intracellular cholesterol transporter 1 isoform X1: MEIQKRTAKRRSFRSIMHRIPERISERVERFFYILGSRIALRPQRWLIGSVMIILFCLGGLYWFRQEKSPLKLWIPPNSDFVHDTEWFLSNFGEGQRVQNIILTGDDVLQPEILVKLNEITKQVILIEVPAKRTFISWTDVCLKVPSITSHIRKTRSTDPLEDDFFEEEPAVKLNETEFEPAVHADTKLYCSIYESLPRACFVHSILDIWEYDSDQIEKQTKQDIITKINTIKVSPTLGHPMNFTDLLGEITRDENGRIVSAKAIKTQFMVRVNFSNIDMDTFGNDAGTADWATEEALKWELGFLRTLEEASTELKNWNKDNYPNETLGLFYEAGRSFGDISSSTLFQDIDKLAIGILLMFFYVQFILSNFNWVEWRFCLTATGLLCVGGAFIISIGICSVIGIPYGPVHTSLPFMLLGLGVDDLFVMMASWEQIHSFEENRKKILHERIGLTLGHAGSAICITSFTDVVAFIIGASTILPSLQSFCIYAAVGVLVTFLLQITFFVAFFTLDAKRIEEKRNGIIPCIVHENHVTKIVDPNKALSTKLIDRLYSKVVLTLPGKFIIILITIITASAGSVGSYRLEQWFDPIWFLPKGTHLNDYIAARHQYFSQKGHSAYVFIGNIDYPSEFSKIMTLTSNLKNLSSVEKIESWPDHFANFVKKFYQADLTKDDIKQEDFQRYLSKFLFSRAGGKYQMNFRFNGKLKCGENAPPILIATIEFFFRKFSGPHEWIPAMDDTKKIARETGIDGFVTIWSKMFSTWVTDKLIAQEVLRNIILALICVMATTAILIAEPQTCFWILLCVLLTLLNVCGFMYFWGLTIDIVSCIGLELAVGLSVDYAAHIAHAFLNASSQEKKKDQDRKIRALIAVKHIGAAVAYGAGSTLLALSMLAFSDAYVFRAFFKIFFLVILFGLWHGLFLLPVVLSTVGPRSLRRNNERPSRDFDNLTTATTDEEVDKPLNKETEN, from the exons atggagatacaaaaaagaacTGCTAAAAGAAGATCTTTCAGGAGTATCATGCATCGCATACCAGAACGTATATCGGAAAGAGTAGAGCggtttttttatat TTTAGGATCAAGAATAGCTCTACGACCACAGAGATGGTTAATAGGAAGCGTTATGATTATCTTATTTTGTCTTGGTGGATTATATTGGTTTCGACAAGAGAAAAGTCCATTAAAACTTTGGATTCCTCCTAACTCTGATTTTGTACATGACACAGAATGgtttttatctaatttcgGAGAAGGACAAAGAGTacagaatataattttgacaGGAGACGATGTTCTGCAGCCAGAAATACTCGTCAAg TTGAATGAAATTACAAAACAAGTGATATTGATCGAAGTTCCTGCTAAACGTACATTCATTTCATGGACAGATGTGTGCTTAAA AGTACCTTCTATAACATCTCATATTCGAAAGACAAGGAGTACAGATCCTTTGGAAGATGACTTTTTTGAAGAAGAACCTGcggtaaaattaaatgaaacagAATTCGAACCAGCGGTTCACGCAGATACTAAATTATATTGTAGTATATATGAAAGTTTACCAAGAGCTTGTTTTGTACATAGTATTCTTGATATTTGGGAATATGACAGCGATCAGATCGAGAAACAAACCAAACAAGATATCATTACGAAGATAAATACTATTAAAGTCAGTCCTACGCTTGGTCATCCTATGAATTTCACTGATCTCTTAGGCGAAATTACGAGAGACGAAAATGGCAGAATCGTGTCAGCCAAAGCAATCAAAACACAGTTCATGGTGCGCGTGAATTTTTCCAATATAGACATGGATACATTTGGAAATGATGCTGGAACAGCTGATTGG GCAACAGAAGAAGCATTGAAATGGGAATTGGGATTTCTGCGTACTTTAGAAGAAGCTTCCacagaattgaaaaattgGAACAAGGATAATTATCCGAATGAAACATTGGGATTATTTTACGAAGCAGGTAGAAGTTTTGGAGACATCAGTTCGTCGACCTTGTTTCAAGATATAGACAAACTAGCGATAGGAATATTGTTGATGTTTTTTTACGTTCAATTCattctttctaatttcaacTGGGTAGAATGGAGG ttttGTCTAACCGCAACTGGATTACTTTGCGTTGGTGGTGCCTTCATAATATCCATAGGTATATGTTCCGTAATTGGAATTCCTTACGGTCCAGTACATACGTCCTTACCATTTATGCTACTGGGCCTTGGAGTAGACGATTTATTCGTAATGATGGCGTCTTGGGAGCAAATacattcgttcgaagaaaacagaaaaaaaatattacatgaaAGGATAGGTCTTACGTTGGGTCACGCGGGTTCTGCCATTTGCATAACATCGTTTACCGATGTCGTCGCATTTATTATCGGTGCGTCGACG ATATTACCGTCCCTTCAATCATTTTGCATCTACGCAGCGGTCGGAGTTCTCGTAACGTTTTTATTGCAAATTACATTTTTCGTTGCTTTTTTTACCTTGGATGCAAaacgaatcgaagaaaaaaggaacggtATAATACCGTGTATTGTTCATGAAAATCATGTTACGAAAATTGTCGATCCCAACAAAGCATTATCCACGAAATTAATAGATCGTTTGTATTCAAAGGTCGTTTTAACTTTACCCggcaaatttattataatattgatcaCGATAATAACAGCATCAGCGGGTTCTGTTGGTTCGTATCGATTGGAACAATGGTTTGATCCAATATGGTTTTTACCAAAGGGTACACATTTGAACGATTATATTGCCGCGAGGCATCAATATTTTTCGCAAAAGGGTCACAGTGCTTACGTATTTATCGGTAACATCGATTATCCATCTGAATTCTCTAAGATAATGACGCTAACGTCTAACTTGAAGAATTTATCATCAGTAGAGAAAATCGAATCTTGGCCAGATCATTTTGCAAATTtcgttaagaaattttatcaagCAG atttaacGAAGGACGATATAAAACAGGAagattttcaacgatatttatcgaaatttctcTTCAGTCGAGCGGGtggaaaatatcaaatgaattTTCGTTTCAACGGAAAACTCAAATGTGGGGAGAACGCGCCACCAATTTTAATCGCTactatagaatttttctttagaaaattttccgGCCCACACGAATGGATCCCAGCGATGGATGATACTAAAAAAATAGCAAGAGAAACTGGAATCGATGGATTCGTTACGATTTGGAGTAAAATGTTTAGCACATGGGTGACCGATAAATTAATCGCGCAGGAAGTCCTACGGAATATTATTTTAGCTCTAATATGTGTAATGGCTACTACAGCGATATTGATAGCAGAACCACAAACATGTTTTTGGATTTTGTTGTGCGTACTTTTAACGCTACTCAATGTATGTGGATTCATGTATTTTTGGGGTTTGACGATCGACATAGTCTCTTGCATAG GTCTCGAGTTAGCGGTTGGTTTGAGCGTAGATTATGCGGCACACATAGCACATGCTTTTCTAAATGCATCGtcacaggaaaagaaaaaggatcaaGATCGTAAGATAAGAGCATTGATCGCAGTTAAACACATCGGAGCTGCTGTAGCCTATGGTGCAGGATCAACTTTGTTAGCACTCTCGATGTTGGCTTTTTCGGACGCCTATGTGTTTCGtgcatttttcaaaatattcttcttgGTAATATTATTTGGTCTTTGGCACGGTTTATTTCTCTTACCCGTTGTATTGAGTACAGTTGGTCCACGGAGTCTTCGACGTAATAACGAACGACCATCGCGcgattttgataatttaacgACGGCAACAACGGACGAAGAAGTAGATAAACCGTTGAACAAGGAAAcggaaaattga
- the LOC122638028 gene encoding NPC1-like intracellular cholesterol transporter 1 isoform X2: MIILFCLGGLYWFRQEKSPLKLWIPPNSDFVHDTEWFLSNFGEGQRVQNIILTGDDVLQPEILVKLNEITKQVILIEVPAKRTFISWTDVCLKVPSITSHIRKTRSTDPLEDDFFEEEPAVKLNETEFEPAVHADTKLYCSIYESLPRACFVHSILDIWEYDSDQIEKQTKQDIITKINTIKVSPTLGHPMNFTDLLGEITRDENGRIVSAKAIKTQFMVRVNFSNIDMDTFGNDAGTADWATEEALKWELGFLRTLEEASTELKNWNKDNYPNETLGLFYEAGRSFGDISSSTLFQDIDKLAIGILLMFFYVQFILSNFNWVEWRFCLTATGLLCVGGAFIISIGICSVIGIPYGPVHTSLPFMLLGLGVDDLFVMMASWEQIHSFEENRKKILHERIGLTLGHAGSAICITSFTDVVAFIIGASTILPSLQSFCIYAAVGVLVTFLLQITFFVAFFTLDAKRIEEKRNGIIPCIVHENHVTKIVDPNKALSTKLIDRLYSKVVLTLPGKFIIILITIITASAGSVGSYRLEQWFDPIWFLPKGTHLNDYIAARHQYFSQKGHSAYVFIGNIDYPSEFSKIMTLTSNLKNLSSVEKIESWPDHFANFVKKFYQADLTKDDIKQEDFQRYLSKFLFSRAGGKYQMNFRFNGKLKCGENAPPILIATIEFFFRKFSGPHEWIPAMDDTKKIARETGIDGFVTIWSKMFSTWVTDKLIAQEVLRNIILALICVMATTAILIAEPQTCFWILLCVLLTLLNVCGFMYFWGLTIDIVSCIGLELAVGLSVDYAAHIAHAFLNASSQEKKKDQDRKIRALIAVKHIGAAVAYGAGSTLLALSMLAFSDAYVFRAFFKIFFLVILFGLWHGLFLLPVVLSTVGPRSLRRNNERPSRDFDNLTTATTDEEVDKPLNKETEN, encoded by the exons ATGATTATCTTATTTTGTCTTGGTGGATTATATTGGTTTCGACAAGAGAAAAGTCCATTAAAACTTTGGATTCCTCCTAACTCTGATTTTGTACATGACACAGAATGgtttttatctaatttcgGAGAAGGACAAAGAGTacagaatataattttgacaGGAGACGATGTTCTGCAGCCAGAAATACTCGTCAAg TTGAATGAAATTACAAAACAAGTGATATTGATCGAAGTTCCTGCTAAACGTACATTCATTTCATGGACAGATGTGTGCTTAAA AGTACCTTCTATAACATCTCATATTCGAAAGACAAGGAGTACAGATCCTTTGGAAGATGACTTTTTTGAAGAAGAACCTGcggtaaaattaaatgaaacagAATTCGAACCAGCGGTTCACGCAGATACTAAATTATATTGTAGTATATATGAAAGTTTACCAAGAGCTTGTTTTGTACATAGTATTCTTGATATTTGGGAATATGACAGCGATCAGATCGAGAAACAAACCAAACAAGATATCATTACGAAGATAAATACTATTAAAGTCAGTCCTACGCTTGGTCATCCTATGAATTTCACTGATCTCTTAGGCGAAATTACGAGAGACGAAAATGGCAGAATCGTGTCAGCCAAAGCAATCAAAACACAGTTCATGGTGCGCGTGAATTTTTCCAATATAGACATGGATACATTTGGAAATGATGCTGGAACAGCTGATTGG GCAACAGAAGAAGCATTGAAATGGGAATTGGGATTTCTGCGTACTTTAGAAGAAGCTTCCacagaattgaaaaattgGAACAAGGATAATTATCCGAATGAAACATTGGGATTATTTTACGAAGCAGGTAGAAGTTTTGGAGACATCAGTTCGTCGACCTTGTTTCAAGATATAGACAAACTAGCGATAGGAATATTGTTGATGTTTTTTTACGTTCAATTCattctttctaatttcaacTGGGTAGAATGGAGG ttttGTCTAACCGCAACTGGATTACTTTGCGTTGGTGGTGCCTTCATAATATCCATAGGTATATGTTCCGTAATTGGAATTCCTTACGGTCCAGTACATACGTCCTTACCATTTATGCTACTGGGCCTTGGAGTAGACGATTTATTCGTAATGATGGCGTCTTGGGAGCAAATacattcgttcgaagaaaacagaaaaaaaatattacatgaaAGGATAGGTCTTACGTTGGGTCACGCGGGTTCTGCCATTTGCATAACATCGTTTACCGATGTCGTCGCATTTATTATCGGTGCGTCGACG ATATTACCGTCCCTTCAATCATTTTGCATCTACGCAGCGGTCGGAGTTCTCGTAACGTTTTTATTGCAAATTACATTTTTCGTTGCTTTTTTTACCTTGGATGCAAaacgaatcgaagaaaaaaggaacggtATAATACCGTGTATTGTTCATGAAAATCATGTTACGAAAATTGTCGATCCCAACAAAGCATTATCCACGAAATTAATAGATCGTTTGTATTCAAAGGTCGTTTTAACTTTACCCggcaaatttattataatattgatcaCGATAATAACAGCATCAGCGGGTTCTGTTGGTTCGTATCGATTGGAACAATGGTTTGATCCAATATGGTTTTTACCAAAGGGTACACATTTGAACGATTATATTGCCGCGAGGCATCAATATTTTTCGCAAAAGGGTCACAGTGCTTACGTATTTATCGGTAACATCGATTATCCATCTGAATTCTCTAAGATAATGACGCTAACGTCTAACTTGAAGAATTTATCATCAGTAGAGAAAATCGAATCTTGGCCAGATCATTTTGCAAATTtcgttaagaaattttatcaagCAG atttaacGAAGGACGATATAAAACAGGAagattttcaacgatatttatcgaaatttctcTTCAGTCGAGCGGGtggaaaatatcaaatgaattTTCGTTTCAACGGAAAACTCAAATGTGGGGAGAACGCGCCACCAATTTTAATCGCTactatagaatttttctttagaaaattttccgGCCCACACGAATGGATCCCAGCGATGGATGATACTAAAAAAATAGCAAGAGAAACTGGAATCGATGGATTCGTTACGATTTGGAGTAAAATGTTTAGCACATGGGTGACCGATAAATTAATCGCGCAGGAAGTCCTACGGAATATTATTTTAGCTCTAATATGTGTAATGGCTACTACAGCGATATTGATAGCAGAACCACAAACATGTTTTTGGATTTTGTTGTGCGTACTTTTAACGCTACTCAATGTATGTGGATTCATGTATTTTTGGGGTTTGACGATCGACATAGTCTCTTGCATAG GTCTCGAGTTAGCGGTTGGTTTGAGCGTAGATTATGCGGCACACATAGCACATGCTTTTCTAAATGCATCGtcacaggaaaagaaaaaggatcaaGATCGTAAGATAAGAGCATTGATCGCAGTTAAACACATCGGAGCTGCTGTAGCCTATGGTGCAGGATCAACTTTGTTAGCACTCTCGATGTTGGCTTTTTCGGACGCCTATGTGTTTCGtgcatttttcaaaatattcttcttgGTAATATTATTTGGTCTTTGGCACGGTTTATTTCTCTTACCCGTTGTATTGAGTACAGTTGGTCCACGGAGTCTTCGACGTAATAACGAACGACCATCGCGcgattttgataatttaacgACGGCAACAACGGACGAAGAAGTAGATAAACCGTTGAACAAGGAAAcggaaaattga
- the LOC122638034 gene encoding uncharacterized protein LOC122638034, with the protein MLYNANPIEEEQGEKLWTIYAWWASVLILKMMSLTWITGRVRVAKQVIHSEEDRMWMKGSQVIICPNGGGHPAVDRIRSAHYNDLAIVLPYLLIVPIWLNTSPCFFPARTIMLMFAISNMLSTLMHLEVIEAPNFCQIVSHACCIAILVYICLSCMVRYLHII; encoded by the exons ATGCTATATAACGCGAATCCAATCGAAGAGGAACAAGGAGAGAAACTTTGGACGATATACGCATGGTGGGCTAGCGTTCTTATTTTGAAGATGATGTCCTTGACTTGGATCACAGGACGAGTTCGTGTTGCCAAACAG GTGATACATAGCGAAGAGGATAGAATGTGGATGAAAGGAAGTCAAGTGATCATATGCCCAAACGGTGGTGGACATCCGGCAGTGGATCGTATCAGGAGTGCTCATTACAATGATCTAGCGATCGTTTTACCTTACCTCTTGATCGTACCGATTTGGTTGAATACCTCGCCATGTTTTTTTCCAGCGAGAACGATCATGCTAATGTTTGCTATCAGTAATATGTTATCGACTTTAATGCATTTGGAAGTAATCGAGGCACCTAATTTTTGTCAAATCGTTTCCCATGCCTGTTGTATCGCCATTTTGGTGTACATTTGTCTATCTTGTATGGTACGATATTtacatatcatttaa
- the LOC122638032 gene encoding PI-PLC X domain-containing protein 1-like isoform X2 gives MIKGTILLLLYACCDIDKTIRPKLILSPLEHPRGYYRTNITVGRPPLPGGWDTRDGATLPGPHCLKYHVALYKDGNLFMSSCLRIWPTWMYDLRRQLGRLPIGSLMIPGTHNSGCYKHGDLTRRDVFQRYLLTQDRNVWTQLVHGIRYLDIRVGYYPSRPNATAPGEESNSINRFWVNHDVIRITPLSAIIKDVRNFLDVARGEVVIMDFHRFPVGFEGRPSRHRRLATILHREFGDLILKPDRGVVGLGPTLNDIWTGGGRLIICYGDKHTVNGYEWLWPSLSQAWGNQQTVEGLFKYLDDVIMGPKRSRNSPNPLWAVMAELTPYPLDIIFKPSGGLRQMADAVNRNLTVRFQEKWWKETNIVATDFFLGNNLIDVSIQSNIKKSNIAQWRL, from the exons ATGATCAAAGGAACCATTCTCTTGCTTCTTTACGCATGCTGCGATATAG ACAAAACCATCAGACCTAAATTGATCTTGTCCCCGTTGGAACATCCAAGAGGATATTATCGGACCAATATTACGGTAGGTCGACCTCCATTACCAGGTGGATGGGATACTCGAGATGGTGCTACACTTCCTGGTCCACATTGCTTGAAATATCACGTTGCTCTTTACAAGGATGGTAATCTCTTCATGAGCTCTTGTTTACGAATTTGGCCAACTTGGATGTATGACTTGag aagacaaCTTGGAAGATTACCAATCGGCAGCCTGATGATACCCGGGACACACAACTCAGGTTGTTACAAACACGGTGATTTGACTAGAAGAGACGTTTTTCAACGTTATTTGCTAACTCAGGATCGCAACGTTTGGACACAATTGGTACATGGCATACGTTATCTCGATATCAGAGTCGGTTATTATCCTTCCAGACCAAACGCTACAGCACCCGGTGAGGAAAGTAACAGCATCAACAGGTTTTGGGTGAATCACGATGTAATAAGAATCACACCGCTTTCGGCAATCATCAAGGACGTTCGTAACTTTCTAGACGTTGCCAGGGGAGAAGTTGTTATCATGGATTTTCACAG ATTTCCTGTTGGTTTTGAGGGTAGACCGAGTAGACATCGTAGATTGGCAACGATTTTACATCGAGAATTTGGTGACTTGATTTTGAAACCTGATAGAGGTGTCGTTGGTCTTGGACCAACTCTCAATGATATTTGGACCGGTGGTGGACGATTGATCATTTGCTATGGTGACAAACATACGGTGAATG GTTACGAATGGCTCTGGCCGTCTTTGTCTCAAGCCTGGGGTAATCAGCAAACAGTGGAaggtttatttaaatatttggaCGATGTGATAATGGGTCCTAAAAGATCTAGGAATAGTCCAAATCCATTATGGGCTGTCATGGCAGAACTGACACCGTATCCATTGGATATTATCTTCAAACCGTCCGGTGGATTACGACAAATGGCCGACGCAGTAAATAGAAATCTGACGGTGAGATTTCAAGAGAAATGGTGGAAGGAAACGAACATCGTAGCTACCGATTTCTTCCTTGGAAATAATCTAATAGATGTTTCTATACAATCGAACATCAAGAAAAGTAATATCGCTCAGTGGCGTTTATGA
- the LOC122638032 gene encoding PI-PLC X domain-containing protein 1-like isoform X1, with protein MIKGTILLLLYACCDIALAAQCGKVWLTVSSLWRPIAASDKVVDAELEVNWELDCPTSTEYPDTIKVFTADPVHNKTIRPKLILSPLEHPRGYYRTNITVGRPPLPGGWDTRDGATLPGPHCLKYHVALYKDGNLFMSSCLRIWPTWMYDLRRQLGRLPIGSLMIPGTHNSGCYKHGDLTRRDVFQRYLLTQDRNVWTQLVHGIRYLDIRVGYYPSRPNATAPGEESNSINRFWVNHDVIRITPLSAIIKDVRNFLDVARGEVVIMDFHRFPVGFEGRPSRHRRLATILHREFGDLILKPDRGVVGLGPTLNDIWTGGGRLIICYGDKHTVNGYEWLWPSLSQAWGNQQTVEGLFKYLDDVIMGPKRSRNSPNPLWAVMAELTPYPLDIIFKPSGGLRQMADAVNRNLTVRFQEKWWKETNIVATDFFLGNNLIDVSIQSNIKKSNIAQWRL; from the exons ATGATCAAAGGAACCATTCTCTTGCTTCTTTACGCATGCTGCGATATAG CTTTGGCAGCACAATGTGGGAAGGTATGGTTGACGGTCTCTTCCTTATGGAGACCAATCGCTGCCAGTGATAAAGTCGTCGATGCCGAATTAGAAGTTAATTGGGAATTGGACTGTCCTACGAGTACAGAATACCCAGATACCATCAAGGTGTTCACTGCTGACCCAGTGCATA ACAAAACCATCAGACCTAAATTGATCTTGTCCCCGTTGGAACATCCAAGAGGATATTATCGGACCAATATTACGGTAGGTCGACCTCCATTACCAGGTGGATGGGATACTCGAGATGGTGCTACACTTCCTGGTCCACATTGCTTGAAATATCACGTTGCTCTTTACAAGGATGGTAATCTCTTCATGAGCTCTTGTTTACGAATTTGGCCAACTTGGATGTATGACTTGag aagacaaCTTGGAAGATTACCAATCGGCAGCCTGATGATACCCGGGACACACAACTCAGGTTGTTACAAACACGGTGATTTGACTAGAAGAGACGTTTTTCAACGTTATTTGCTAACTCAGGATCGCAACGTTTGGACACAATTGGTACATGGCATACGTTATCTCGATATCAGAGTCGGTTATTATCCTTCCAGACCAAACGCTACAGCACCCGGTGAGGAAAGTAACAGCATCAACAGGTTTTGGGTGAATCACGATGTAATAAGAATCACACCGCTTTCGGCAATCATCAAGGACGTTCGTAACTTTCTAGACGTTGCCAGGGGAGAAGTTGTTATCATGGATTTTCACAG ATTTCCTGTTGGTTTTGAGGGTAGACCGAGTAGACATCGTAGATTGGCAACGATTTTACATCGAGAATTTGGTGACTTGATTTTGAAACCTGATAGAGGTGTCGTTGGTCTTGGACCAACTCTCAATGATATTTGGACCGGTGGTGGACGATTGATCATTTGCTATGGTGACAAACATACGGTGAATG GTTACGAATGGCTCTGGCCGTCTTTGTCTCAAGCCTGGGGTAATCAGCAAACAGTGGAaggtttatttaaatatttggaCGATGTGATAATGGGTCCTAAAAGATCTAGGAATAGTCCAAATCCATTATGGGCTGTCATGGCAGAACTGACACCGTATCCATTGGATATTATCTTCAAACCGTCCGGTGGATTACGACAAATGGCCGACGCAGTAAATAGAAATCTGACGGTGAGATTTCAAGAGAAATGGTGGAAGGAAACGAACATCGTAGCTACCGATTTCTTCCTTGGAAATAATCTAATAGATGTTTCTATACAATCGAACATCAAGAAAAGTAATATCGCTCAGTGGCGTTTATGA
- the LOC122638032 gene encoding uncharacterized protein LOC122638032 isoform X3, with amino-acid sequence MIKGTILLLLYACCDIALAAQCGKVWLTVSSLWRPIAASDKVVDAELEVNWELDCPTSTEYPDTIKVFTADPVHNKTIRPKLILSPLEHPRGYYRTNITVGRPPLPGGWDTRDGATLPGPHCLKYHVALYKDGNLFMSSCLRIWPTWMYDLRRQLGRLPIGSLMIPGTHNSGCYKHGDLTRRDVFQRYLLTQDRNVWTQLVHGIRYLDIRVGYYPSRPNATAPGEESNSINRFWVNHDVIRITPLSAIIKDVRNFLDVARGEVVIMDFHRFPVGFEGRPSRHRRLATILHREFGDLILKPDRGVVGLGPTLNDIWTGGGRLIICYGDKHTVNGNTVTNGSGRLCLKPGVISKQWKVYLNIWTM; translated from the exons ATGATCAAAGGAACCATTCTCTTGCTTCTTTACGCATGCTGCGATATAG CTTTGGCAGCACAATGTGGGAAGGTATGGTTGACGGTCTCTTCCTTATGGAGACCAATCGCTGCCAGTGATAAAGTCGTCGATGCCGAATTAGAAGTTAATTGGGAATTGGACTGTCCTACGAGTACAGAATACCCAGATACCATCAAGGTGTTCACTGCTGACCCAGTGCATA ACAAAACCATCAGACCTAAATTGATCTTGTCCCCGTTGGAACATCCAAGAGGATATTATCGGACCAATATTACGGTAGGTCGACCTCCATTACCAGGTGGATGGGATACTCGAGATGGTGCTACACTTCCTGGTCCACATTGCTTGAAATATCACGTTGCTCTTTACAAGGATGGTAATCTCTTCATGAGCTCTTGTTTACGAATTTGGCCAACTTGGATGTATGACTTGag aagacaaCTTGGAAGATTACCAATCGGCAGCCTGATGATACCCGGGACACACAACTCAGGTTGTTACAAACACGGTGATTTGACTAGAAGAGACGTTTTTCAACGTTATTTGCTAACTCAGGATCGCAACGTTTGGACACAATTGGTACATGGCATACGTTATCTCGATATCAGAGTCGGTTATTATCCTTCCAGACCAAACGCTACAGCACCCGGTGAGGAAAGTAACAGCATCAACAGGTTTTGGGTGAATCACGATGTAATAAGAATCACACCGCTTTCGGCAATCATCAAGGACGTTCGTAACTTTCTAGACGTTGCCAGGGGAGAAGTTGTTATCATGGATTTTCACAG ATTTCCTGTTGGTTTTGAGGGTAGACCGAGTAGACATCGTAGATTGGCAACGATTTTACATCGAGAATTTGGTGACTTGATTTTGAAACCTGATAGAGGTGTCGTTGGTCTTGGACCAACTCTCAATGATATTTGGACCGGTGGTGGACGATTGATCATTTGCTATGGTGACAAACATACGGTGAATGGTAATACC GTTACGAATGGCTCTGGCCGTCTTTGTCTCAAGCCTGGGGTAATCAGCAAACAGTGGAaggtttatttaaatatttggaCGATGTGA